The sequence GGTGAACCGGACCCGACGCCGGCCGACAGCCTCGCCCGCGCCGCGGCCGAGGCGGCGGCCGTGCTGGACGAGACGGCGGTACTGGACGAGACGGTGGCGCTGGGCGCTCCGGTACCGCCGAACGACGGTCCGCGCCGGTACGAGCCGGGCGAGTTCCCGACCCCGCCGCCGGAGCAGCGCCGCGGCCCGCAGCTGGCCCGCCGCAGCCAGATCCGGCACTCCACCTCCGACGAACGGCTGCTGGCCAACCGCGGCTCCGGGGACTTCACCCACGCGGACCCGTGGCGGGTGCTGCGCATCCAGAGCGAGTTCGTCGAGGGCTTCGACCTGCTCGCCGACCTGCCGCGCGCGGTGACCGTCTTCGGCTCGGCCCGGGTGCCGCGCGACCACCCGGACTACGAGGTCGGCCGCCGGCTGGGTGCCGCGCTGGTCGAGGCGGGCTTCGCGGTGATCACTGGAGGCGGGCCGGGCGCGATGGAGGCGGCGAACCGGGGTGCCCAGGAGGCCGGCGGCCTCTCGGTCGGCCTCGGCATCGAGCTGCCGTTCGAGCAGAAGCTCAACGACTGGGTGGACCTCGGCGTCAGCTTCCGGTACTTCTTCGTCCGTAAGACGATGTTCGTGAAGTACGCCGAGGCGTTCGTCATCCTGCCGGGTGGGCTCGGCACGCTTGACGAGCTGTTCGAGGCGCTCACCCTGGTCCAGACCGGCAAGGTCCGCAGGTTCCCGGTCGTGCTGCTCGGCACCGACTACTGGCGCGGCCTGCTCGACTGGCTGCGCGGCACCGTCGTCGGCACCGCCCGGATGAAGGACACCGACCTCGACCTGTTCTCGCTCACCGACGACGTCGACGAGGCCGTCCGGCTGGTTGTGGACGGCATCGCCTCCAGCACGCCGCCCCAGCCCCGGGGCCGGTAGAAAGCCGGGTTCATGAGGATCTGCGTCTACTGTTCGTCGTCGGAGCGGATCGACCCGGGGTACGTCCTGCTCGCCGGCCAGGTGGGCACGGAGCTCGCGGCGCGCGGCCACTCGCTGGTCTCCGGCGGCGGCTCGATCTCCTGCATGGGCGCGGTCGCCCGGTCGGCGCGGGCCGGCGGGGCGAGCACCCTCGGGGTGATCCCGCGCAAGCTGCTCGACCTGGAGGTCAGCGACACCGACGCCGACGAGCTGATCGTGACCGAGACCATGCGGGAACGTAAGGCCATCATGGACGAGCGGGCCGACGCCTTCCTGGCGCTGCCCGGTGGCCTCGGCACCCTCGAGGAGCTGTTCGAGATCTGGGTGGCGGCCATGCTGGGCATGCACGCCAAGCCGATCGTCGTGCTCGACCCGGACGGCGTCTTCGCCCATCTGCACACGCTCGTCGACGGCCTCGTCGACCGGGGCTTCGTGCGTCCCGAGGCCCGCGCGCTGCTGCGGTGGTCGACCACCCCGGCCGAGGCGCTGGACTTCCTCGAAGCCGCCGGCGTCGGCTCGGCCGTCAACCCCACCGTCGGCGAGGCGATCGAGGCGGCGGCACCCCCGATCGACTGAGCCGAGGCCTACGCGAGCCCGCGGCGCGCGACGGTGAGGTCGGCGTCGCCGCGGATCGCCGCGACCATCCGCAGGGCCCGGCGGGTCGCCGCGACCTGGTGGGCTCGGAAGATCCGGGCACCGAGCCAGGCGCTGACGGCGGTGGCGGCCAGCGTGCCCTCCAGCCGCTCCTCGACGGGCGTGTCGAGGGCCTCGCCGACGAAGTCCTTGTTGGACATCGCCATGAGCACCGGCCAGCCGGTGGCGACGAGCTCGTCGGTCCGCCTGGTCGCCTCCATCGAATGGCGGCTGTTCTTGCCGAAGTCGTGCCCCGGGTCGATCACCACCGCGTCCGGGCGCACCCCGAGCGCGACGGCCCGCTCCGCGAGGCCGCAGGTGGTCGCGACGATGTCGGCAACCACGTCCTGGTAGGTCATCCGGTGCGGCCGCGTGCGTGGCGGCAGGTGCCCGGCGTGGGTGCAGACCAGGCCCACGCCGCCCGCGGCCGCCACCTCGGCGAGTTCCGGCTCGACACCGCCCCAGGCGTCGTTGAGCAGGTCCGCGCCCTCCGCGACGACGACCCGGCCGACCTCGGCCCGATAGGTGTCGACGCTGATCACGACGTCCGGGTGGGCCGCGCGCACCCGGGCGACGAACCCGCCGATCCGGCGCAGTTCCTCGGCCGCGCTGATCTCGGCTCCCGGAGCGGCCTTCACCCCGCCGATGTCGATGATGCCGGCGCCCTCGGCGATCGCGCGCTCGACGGCGGCGAGCGCCTCGCTCTCGCCGTAGGTCGCGCCCTTGTCGAAGAAGGAGTCCGGCGTCCGGTTCACGATGGCCATGACGACCAGCTCGGCCGGCCCGAACACGCGCCGGCCGAGCCGCAGCGGCCCAGGTAGTGGGCCCCTGTCGTCCGGCGCGGGGCCGGCCGGGCGGGTAGGGAGGTCTGCGGGCGGAGCGACGTCGTGCGGCACGACTGCGAGCCTGCCAGACGTCGACGGACGCGGCGTTACGCCCGCGGAGGACCCGGCCCTGGGGTGGCGCCGTCGGTCCGGTTTCGACCTGAGACGGGTGCCGTCGCCCGCTTTCCGCGCCGTCCGGGTACGCGGGGGACGCCCGACGGGTTGGCCACTATGGCCCCGACCGTACGATCGGGGCGTGGTGCTCGCTATCGAGATCCTCGTCGTCGCCGCGCTGGTGTTCGTCGTCGCGGCGCTGGCTGTCGGCTGGTTCGACCGGATGGCCCCCGCTCCGCCGGACGCGGCGCCAACCGGCCTGCCCGCCGCCGGCCCGGTCGGCGCGCGCGAGGTCGGTGGTGTCCGGCTCAACCTCGCCTTCCGCGGCTACCGGATGGCCGAGGTGGACGCGCTGCTCGCCCGGCTGGCCGGCGAGCTGGCCTGGCGGGACGAGGAGCTGGCCCGCCGTGACGACGAGCTGGTCCGGCTCGCCACGTTCGCGCACGCCGACGCGACGCAGGGCCCGGCCGGGGGTGCCGAAGGCGCCACACCCGGCGCCTCGCCCGGGACGCCCACCGACGGCCACACCCAGTGGACCGGCCTCGACGGATAAGGTCGCGAACCCCCAGCCCGGACGCGTGACCGGCGCGGTGCGGGCTCAGAACGCCCCGCGGGCCGCACGAGCCGCCAACCATCCCGGTCGGCCGCTGATTTCCGCTCCGTGGTGCGGTGAGCGTGGGGAGGGCGCCCAGCGCCCGACATGTCGGGCCCCCTAGGGCCCGACAACATCGGCCGCCGACCGTTGTGGTTCTGCGGAGGGCCGTGTTTCGGTTTGCTGCCCTGACTACGGGATAATCGTCGGCAGACGTAGGTCCGACGGCAGGAAGAGGTGCACCGATGGCGGCCATGAAGCCGCGGACGGGTGACGGTCCGCTCGAGGTCACCAAGGAAGGGCGGGGGATCGTGATGCGCGTCCCGCTCGAGGGCGGCGGCCGGCTCGTCGTCGAGCTCACCGCCGACGAGGCGAGCGCGCTGGGCGACGCCCTCAAGACCGCGGTCGGTTAGCGCGGGTCGGCCCGGTTCGCCGCCCGTGGGTGGCCGGCCGGGTGCCTCGCCGTATGGCCCCGGGACCTGTTCCCGGGACAGTTCAGGACGCCCGGCGTCGAGCCAGCCTCGACCTGGGCGCTTCGGTGTTGACGCCGCCGGCCGTCGCGGCTGACCGTACGGGTGGGCACGTCGTCGTGCTCCTCGGTCGCCCGCTGCCTCGCTCTGGGTCTGGGAAGGTGTGGCTATCTCCATCCGTACGGAGTCAGGGAGTGGGCGCGTCCCGGTCGTCACCCTACGGCCCGGCGGGCCGGCCGCGCCGGAATCGTCCGTGCTCGCAGTGGTCGTCCTGTCGTCTGCCCAGGCCGACACGGCCGACGGGACTATCGCCGCGGCCGGCGGCCCGGCGGTGGGCGACCAGAACGGCGCCTCGCCGGCCGGTACCACCGTGGGCATCGTCAGCCCCGCGGCCGCCGGAGCCTGCGCCGACCTCGGCCTCGATCTCGACACGCTGCTGACCGCGCACAACGTCGGTGGTGATGCCGGCTCGGTGCTGGTGGTCCCGCTGGCCCGAGCCGAGGCGCCGACCCGGCTGCTGCTGGTCGGCGCGGGCGGCGGCGGCCTCGGGGAGTGGCGGACCGCCGGAGCGGCCCTCGCCCGCAGGGCCGGCAGTGGCGACCGGGTGGTGGCCCTGGTCGCCGACCCGGAGCCGGCGCAACTCGCCGCGCTCACCGAGGGTCTGGCACTGGCCGCCTACAAGCAGCCCAAGGGCCCGGGCGAGCCCATCGCGACGGATGACCTGGACGCCGACGGCGACCACACGGACGGTGCCGAGCGCGGCGCGGCGGACGTCGAGGCGGGTGACCTCTCGGCCGGCACGACCGACCTGACGGGTGCCGAACGCGACGCCGACGGCGCGGCCGAGCCCGCTGGCGAGACCGACGAGCTCCCGCCGGCCGCGGCCGAGAGCGCGCCGGCGGCAGCGGGCGGCCCGGGCCTCGACGAGGTCATCGTCTGGTACTCGGGTGCGCTGACGTCGACCGAGCTGGCCGAGGCCACCGAGGCGGTCCGCCGGGCGTCGGTGCTCGCGCGCGCCGTGTTGACCGCCCGAGACCTGATCAACACCCCCAGTCTGGTCAAGTCCCCGGAGTGGCTCGCGCGACGGGCGATGGCGGCGGCCCGCGCCGCCGGGCTCGACGCGGCCCTGCTGGACGCCACGGAGCTCGCCGCCGGCGGGTTCGGCGGGCTGACCCACGTCGGTGGTGGCTCGTCCCGGCCGCCGTATCTGGTCGAGCTGCGCTACCAGGGCCCACCGGCCGAGGACGGCCCGGCCGCCCGGCACCGGGTGCTCGTCGGCAAGGGGATCACCTTCGACTCCGGTGGTCTCTCCCTCAAGCCTCCCGGGTCGATGACCAGCATGAAGACCGACATGTCCGGCGCGGCGGCCGTGCTCGCGACCATGGCCGCGCTGCCGGAGCTGGGCGCGCCCGGCAAGGTCACCGGCCTGCTCTGCATCGCCGAGAACATGATCGGCGGCGCGGCCGTGCGGCCGGGCGACGTCATCAGCTGCTGGGGCGGGACGACCGTCGAGGTGCTCAACACCGACGCGGAGGGCCGGCTGGTGCTCGCCGACGGGCTCGCCTACGCCGCCGGAGCGCTCGGCGCCGAGGTGCTCGTCGACCTCGCGACCCTGACCGGAGCGGTCTCGATCGCGCTCGGCCGGCGGACGGCCGGGCTGTTCGCGAGCGACGACGCGCTGGCCGGCGAGCTGACGGCCGCGGCGGAGCTGGCCGGCGAGCGGGTCTGGCGGCTGCCGCTGGTCGAGGAGTACCGCCCGGCGCTCGAGTCGACGGTCGCCGATCTGGCCAACATGGGCTCGGCCCTCAACGTCGGTGGCGGGTCGATCGCGGCCGCGCTCTTCCTGCGTGAGTTCACCGCCGGCCTGCCGTGGGCCCACCTGGACATCGCCGGCACCGCCCGGTCGGATGCCGACGACGCCGAGATCACCCGCGGCGGCACGGGCTGGGGTGTGCGCACACTGCTGCGCTGGCTGACCGCCGACCCCACGCTGGCCGAGTAGGCCTCCGGGTCCCGAATAGGCCTCCGGGTCCTGACCTAAGTCTCCGGGTCCTGACCTAAGTCTCCGGGTCCTGATCTAAGTCTCCGGGTCCTGACCTAAGTCTCCGGGTCCTGACCAGGGCCCCCGAACGTCCCGACAGGGCCGGGCCCGTCGGCCCGCCAGCCGGGTCGACCTGCCTGGTTCGGCGGCGGCCCGGGTGGGAACGCCTGGTTCGTGAACATCCGTGACTTCTACGCGGCCGACCCACAGCGTCAGGAGTCCGAGGAGGTCTCCTTCGGCGCCGGCTGGACCGACCACACCGACGCGGCGTCGACCTTCCGGCTGAGCTGGGTCGCGCGGACCAGGGAGCTGTACGCGGTCCGTGAGCCGCATCCCGGCGGTGGGCTGCTCGCGCCCGTATTCGATCACTACAACGTGCATCAGGCCGGGATCGACGAGCTGAGGGTGGAGATCCTGGCCGTCGCGGACCTGCCGGCGGTCGAGGAGGCCCTCGCCGGTTGGCGGCAGGTCATCACCGATCACGACAGCCTGCGCTGGGCCCGCAAGCGCGTCGCCGCCCTGCCGCGACCAGCGGCGGGGTCCGGGACTGAGCCGGCCGAGCCCGAGTACCAGCCGCCGCGGCTACACGCCGAGAGGGCGGGGATCTTCCACCGTTCCCGGTCGCCGCACGACGACCATTAGCGCAGGCCGCGAGCCAGGCCCCGTGGTCGTGGCAAGCCGCGATCCACAACCGCGACGGCTGACCCGACGGCCGACGCCGACCGACCCGACCGGGGCCGCGGTCAGGCGGCGGGCGGCGGGGTGGCGAGAGAGGTGAGCGCCGTCTCGTAGGCCTGCGCCTGGGCCTGGGTCAGGTATCTGGAGAGTCGCAGGACCACGCCGTCCTGTCGGAAGTCGACCTCCTGGGTCAGCTGCCCGCCCGCTGCGCTGATCTGGCGCAACTGCTGGAGGCGGGCGTCGGCGCTGGTCGCGTCGGCGAACACCTCGATGCTGCCGCCGATCTCGACCGGGTCCTGGCTGGTGACTCCGTTCAGGTTGACGCCGGTCCGCGCGTCGGCGAACTCGATTTTGCTGGTGTAGCCGCCGGGCTTGCCGAACAGCTGGTTCGGGTCGCTGCCGGCCGTGTACACCCGCACAGTCCTCAGCGGCAGCCCGGTGCCAGCCAGCTTGATCGCGACGACCTCCGCGGTGAGGCCGGTCAGGGCGCTGGGGGCCGTGGGGGTCGCGGTCGCGGTGCTGGCGGTCGTGGGCGTCGAGGTGCCCGAGCCGCCATCGCTCAACGTGACCTTGCGGACGCCGTAACCGGCGAGGCAGGCGACGACGGCGACGACGACAAGAAAGACCGCCATGGAGGCGTTCCCGCTGCCCCGGTCGCGCTCCGACCGCCGGCTGCCAGACATGCTCGTCCCCTTGGAATTGCCGCGTACTGTCCGGTGACCAGGCCGCCGGTCCGGCTGTGAGAGGTGCCTTCTCGGCCGGGCGGCCCGCGGCGAACGGGTCATTCGGATCGTATGTCGGAAATCCGACAGCCTTACCCGCGCTTCAGGTGACCGTAAGGCGCCGGGGGTGAGGTGAACGCATGACCGCACCACCGCCGGCCCGCCCGGGCAAGCTATCCGACCGGATAGGACTTCGCGACGGCGGCAACCAACAGTCCGTCGCCGGAGTTCAGCAACATCGGCGTCAGACGGGCATCGTCGCGCACAGCGGTCGCCAGCTCGCGGATGGCCATGATCTCCGGGTTGCGCACCGCGGGGTCGGCGGCCAGGCCGTCGATCAGGATGCCGGCGAACGCCACCACGCCACCCGGGCGCAGCAGCCGCAGCGCCTGGATGAGGTACTCGGTGCCCTCGCGCCGGTCGGCGTCACAGAACACCAGGTCATAGGCCCCGTCGGTGAGGCGGGGAAGCACGTCCAGCCCGCGGCCGGTGATCAGCCGGCTCCGGTTGGGCGCCATCCCGGCGTCCGCGTAGGTGCGCCGGGCCAGGCGCAGATGCTCGGCCTCGACGTCGATCGTGGTCAGCGTGCCGTCCGGCCGCATGCCCCGCAGCAGCCAGGTACCCGAGACGCCCGTCCCGGTACCGATCTCGACGACGGCACGCGCGCCCACGGACGCGGCGAGGAATCGCAGCACCGCACCGGCTCCGGGGCTGATCGGGAGAATCCCGACCTCCTCGGCGCGGGCGCGGGCAGCACGAAGAATCGGGTCTTCCAACAGGAAGCCCTCGGCGAAGGCGGCGGCTCGATCTTGTGCGCCGATGTCGGTGTCCGGCATGACAAGCGCAGCCTACGGGAACGGCGCCGTACGAAGGCGCGTTGCTCCCGTCAACAGATGTCGTGTCGAGTCAGGCCCAGCGCCG is a genomic window of Pseudofrankia inefficax containing:
- a CDS encoding TIGR00730 family Rossman fold protein; the protein is MGAPVPPNDGPRRYEPGEFPTPPPEQRRGPQLARRSQIRHSTSDERLLANRGSGDFTHADPWRVLRIQSEFVEGFDLLADLPRAVTVFGSARVPRDHPDYEVGRRLGAALVEAGFAVITGGGPGAMEAANRGAQEAGGLSVGLGIELPFEQKLNDWVDLGVSFRYFFVRKTMFVKYAEAFVILPGGLGTLDELFEALTLVQTGKVRRFPVVLLGTDYWRGLLDWLRGTVVGTARMKDTDLDLFSLTDDVDEAVRLVVDGIASSTPPQPRGR
- a CDS encoding DUF3117 domain-containing protein, which encodes MAAMKPRTGDGPLEVTKEGRGIVMRVPLEGGGRLVVELTADEASALGDALKTAVG
- the folP gene encoding dihydropteroate synthase, producing MAIVNRTPDSFFDKGATYGESEALAAVERAIAEGAGIIDIGGVKAAPGAEISAAEELRRIGGFVARVRAAHPDVVISVDTYRAEVGRVVVAEGADLLNDAWGGVEPELAEVAAAGGVGLVCTHAGHLPPRTRPHRMTYQDVVADIVATTCGLAERAVALGVRPDAVVIDPGHDFGKNSRHSMEATRRTDELVATGWPVLMAMSNKDFVGEALDTPVEERLEGTLAATAVSAWLGARIFRAHQVAATRRALRMVAAIRGDADLTVARRGLA
- a CDS encoding TIGR00730 family Rossman fold protein, with the translated sequence MRICVYCSSSERIDPGYVLLAGQVGTELAARGHSLVSGGGSISCMGAVARSARAGGASTLGVIPRKLLDLEVSDTDADELIVTETMRERKAIMDERADAFLALPGGLGTLEELFEIWVAAMLGMHAKPIVVLDPDGVFAHLHTLVDGLVDRGFVRPEARALLRWSTTPAEALDFLEAAGVGSAVNPTVGEAIEAAAPPID
- a CDS encoding leucyl aminopeptidase family protein, giving the protein MLAVVVLSSAQADTADGTIAAAGGPAVGDQNGASPAGTTVGIVSPAAAGACADLGLDLDTLLTAHNVGGDAGSVLVVPLARAEAPTRLLLVGAGGGGLGEWRTAGAALARRAGSGDRVVALVADPEPAQLAALTEGLALAAYKQPKGPGEPIATDDLDADGDHTDGAERGAADVEAGDLSAGTTDLTGAERDADGAAEPAGETDELPPAAAESAPAAAGGPGLDEVIVWYSGALTSTELAEATEAVRRASVLARAVLTARDLINTPSLVKSPEWLARRAMAAARAAGLDAALLDATELAAGGFGGLTHVGGGSSRPPYLVELRYQGPPAEDGPAARHRVLVGKGITFDSGGLSLKPPGSMTSMKTDMSGAAAVLATMAALPELGAPGKVTGLLCIAENMIGGAAVRPGDVISCWGGTTVEVLNTDAEGRLVLADGLAYAAGALGAEVLVDLATLTGAVSIALGRRTAGLFASDDALAGELTAAAELAGERVWRLPLVEEYRPALESTVADLANMGSALNVGGGSIAAALFLREFTAGLPWAHLDIAGTARSDADDAEITRGGTGWGVRTLLRWLTADPTLAE
- a CDS encoding O-methyltransferase, coding for MPDTDIGAQDRAAAFAEGFLLEDPILRAARARAEEVGILPISPGAGAVLRFLAASVGARAVVEIGTGTGVSGTWLLRGMRPDGTLTTIDVEAEHLRLARRTYADAGMAPNRSRLITGRGLDVLPRLTDGAYDLVFCDADRREGTEYLIQALRLLRPGGVVAFAGILIDGLAADPAVRNPEIMAIRELATAVRDDARLTPMLLNSGDGLLVAAVAKSYPVG
- a CDS encoding DivIVA domain-containing protein, with product MVLAIEILVVAALVFVVAALAVGWFDRMAPAPPDAAPTGLPAAGPVGAREVGGVRLNLAFRGYRMAEVDALLARLAGELAWRDEELARRDDELVRLATFAHADATQGPAGGAEGATPGASPGTPTDGHTQWTGLDG